The DNA segment GGTACCGGTACtaaaatatttcgtttcagtgCTTTAATCGAAATGATCACCGGAAtagtattcaaaacttttgcATAGATCATATATGATGTcatctagaatttttcttacaaatATTTCggaaaattagaatattattattatgatgtCAAGCTAGAGAGTCCCAATCTCTGATCTTCCTGTTTTATACCCTCTTTGCATGATTGCAAAGATAGATATGAAAGAGAATCCATGTAGCTATATATTGACGACATGCGATGTATCAAGGATAGCTACTGTCCTATCGGGTATGGGTAGTTATATTCGTTGATATGAATACATCATGCGTGTGGTGAGGGCGTGGCAGATTCTCTCTACTTTAATTACAAGGATTCTTGCATATCGATGATCGTATAGAACAAAGAAGAAGATGCATTGAATTGTTTGGTGAAAGAGCCATGAAGAATTTATGgctcttttttttattgtttggggTTCTCCTTTGTTGAGGCTGGTTTGACATGTTGTCCTTTGAACACCGCCAAAAGCTATGATTCTTGTCAAAAGCAACCATTTACAATGGCTATATCAATATAATCCCATCTGTATTAAATGTTCATTTCTTGCTCAGAAAGTGTGTTATGTTCATTTTCTAAGCATGTTTTTCTATTATTGCTTACCAATTTGCTGATCATCCAGTAGCATTTTATCCATATACcaatgaatttgaatttgatGTAGGGACCAAtattacaacaacaacaaaaagtgGGAATGAAATTTGGATAAACTCACATCTTTTCTCCACATCAGCTGAATAATTCTACCATGAATGATTTATTGAAATATAGCCTTCAacacccccaaaaaaaaaaatataggttCCAAATACAACATTTAACAAGGAAAAATGCAGATCAAGGATATGAATTTTACAAACTACATGAACATGCCATTGAACAGAAGTGTCAAATGATTTAACTTTTATACATGAAAATGATTAGGTAATTGTCTCATAAAAGAATGGGATTTCAATGATGGTCGAGGCATCTACTGTTATGGTATAATTGAAGAATTTGCCTATAAAAATGAATGAGATTCACATACTAGCCTATGTTAGGTCCTTGAAATTCCCTAAAATCCCAACACGAAGTATTCAATTCCATTCCCTTCGGAGTATAATGTTCTCTTATCAGAAGAATTCTTCTCTTCAACCATATTCCATTTTAATATTGGTAATTCCATGAATGATGCTACCAAGCAGGGCCGAAAGCACTTCTGTAACAGTTTATTTATTCCAAAACTTGTCGATGGCACATACATTCCCAGAGATTGGAGTTACAGTAGAGTGTGATGCCACATGCATGAGACTTGTTTACAGCACAACAGGTCACTATCAAGAAAATCAGAGTTGGGATTTCCCCTTATCCAAACAAATGTCAGAAGGAACTTTCTCTTTTTTATCCATGTAAAAAGTTCAAGCCGGTTCATCCTTTTGGATTAAACAATGCATTCCATTTGTCCACAACAGCCTATATAAATAAGGGTGATGAGATTTCAAAATCCATAGCTAAGCCTCAGTACACAAACAAGCTTTCCGCATTACCAGCCTGCTCACTTGCATAGTTTTTCTGAAAAGCCTTTAGCTTTCAACTGGATTTCATTTCACCCTTGGCTACATTGCAACTTATTTTGCTGCTCTTCATATAGCAGTTGTTCCAATCTTCTGCTTCTTTTTGTCAAATCATACGGACCTGATTCAAATGGATAGGGTAAAGGATTTGGCATCAAAGAAGGCTGCTGTGATATTCACCAAGAGCTCATGTTGCATGTGCCACAGCATCAAACAACTCTTCTATGAGCTTGGCGCCAGCCCTGCAATTCATGAGCTTGACCAAGTTACCAATGGGAAGGAAATGGAGTATGCTCTACGAGGGCTAGGATGTAATCCCTCAGTCCCAGCTGTGTTCATAGGAGGAAAGTATGTAGGCTCAGCAAAAGACATCATATCCCTCCATGTTGATGGGTCTCTCAAACAAATGCTCATAGATGCCAAGGCCATCTGGTTCTAGTAATTGCAAAAGAAGTCTCAATATATGCTAGTTAAGTCTGTAGAAATATGATAAaagctctaataccatgttgaaaacaatgttttataaggcttttgatttttctttagtttcctaGCAAACTGTGAAGACAGTTATACACTACATGAAAATAGCCTTCCGACATCTGTTCTTCAAAACCTTGACAAAGGATTTGAATTTTATTGATagatacaaaaatcaactcatgagcatgtgtgcacatgcaGTTTAAGTGTCTGGGATTCCTTCCAATCTTACCATAACAAAGCCAAGACATGCATCACATTATATTCTGAAAACTAGGTCATGATCAGACAACATTCAAGGGTATTCTCAATGGGGAATAATAATCACTAGGACTCTTTTACAAGCTAAATGCTACATCGCATTGATTTTTTACGATTAGTGAGACATGTTCCAACAAAAACCTATTACAAGTGATCTCTGCATCATGAGACTTAAGCATTAATCATAGAACCAAGTGCTTTCAGTTATATGCGTTGGGACAATTCGTTTATATATTCACAGGgaaaatatcttatatatacGCATAAAGGTTTTATGtacataaaaattacatatatattggATATCCTAATGTGGATCACTCAACTGAAGTTCTTACGTGTGAGAATCAAATGGTTTGTTTTCAACTTTCTGGATCTGTCACCAACTAGATTGAACCCATGGTGCAATAGGGAGAGATCAATACAATCTGGCAGGTTAAATCAACAGCTA comes from the Carya illinoinensis cultivar Pawnee chromosome 8, C.illinoinensisPawnee_v1, whole genome shotgun sequence genome and includes:
- the LOC122317887 gene encoding glutaredoxin-C11-like, yielding MDRVKDLASKKAAVIFTKSSCCMCHSIKQLFYELGASPAIHELDQVTNGKEMEYALRGLGCNPSVPAVFIGGKYVGSAKDIISLHVDGSLKQMLIDAKAIWF